A stretch of the Capsicum annuum cultivar UCD-10X-F1 chromosome 10, UCD10Xv1.1, whole genome shotgun sequence genome encodes the following:
- the LOC107843495 gene encoding uncharacterized protein LOC107843495: protein MNSNSNSTTPNFDNLLLQSLIGRLQIRPPPPPSSTNPSFLSPKSLEQLLFNNLLDDDDDDDDDNLDDCVNGDGSSKSDLSREESRLEKQIIRTILSGKVDSLKPNSGQAVTIGEHHICVGFHEDSGSDYRVWEWHGHIMLFDEENGYTPEYIYGNYFERVGGKLMTKTTTKKKEEEEEEVEKEEKVGNLGLKELIESGDSNSEGRILRRNMNAGSPRV, encoded by the exons ATGAATTCCAACTCCAATTCCACCACTCCCAATTTCGACAATCTCCTTCTTCAATCTTTAATTGGCCGCCTCCAAATCCGCCCTCCACCTCCTCCTTCATCAACTAATCCCTCCTTCCTCTCTCCTAAATCCCTCGAACAACTTCTCTTCAACAACTTACTTGACGATGACGATGACGACGACGACGATAACCTTGACGATTGCGTTAACGGAGACGGATCCTCGAAATCCGATCTCTCTCGAGAGGAATCCCGTCTGGAGAAACAGATAATACGGACTATTTTGAGCGGGAAGGTTGATTCGTTGAAGCCGAACTCGGGTCAAGCAGTTACGATTGGGGAGCATCATATATGTGTAGGGTTTCATGAGGATTCGGGTTCGGATTATCGGGTGTGGGAATGGCATGGACATATTATGTTGTTTGATGAGGAAAATGGGTATACACCTGAGTATATTTATGGTAATTATTTTGAAAGAGTTGGTGGTAAGTTGATGACGAAGACAACGACAAAGAagaaagaggaggaggaggaggaagttGAGAAAGAGGAGAAAGTGGGGAATTTGGGATTGAAGGAGTTGATTGAATCGGGTGACTCGAATAGCGAGGGGAGGATTCTTCGGAGGAATATGAATGCTGGCTCTCCGAG GGTCTAG
- the LOC107843493 gene encoding organelle RRM domain-containing protein 2, mitochondrial, with amino-acid sequence MALFRRIFSGSSTIVQAQYSSIRLNSTLTSPKLFVSGLSRYTSDENLKKAFEQFGNLTEAKVITDRATGRSKGFGFVSYETIEEAEKAREGMNAKFLDGWVIFVDPAKPSMPRPPPPPPQDPMNFGITTNKTVGWTGR; translated from the exons ATGGCATTATTTCGTCGCATTTTCAGTGGATCTTCAACGATTGTTCAAGCACAATATTCTTCAATTCGGTTGAATTCAACCCTCACAAGTCCTAAACTTTTTGTCAGCG GGCTTTCAAGATACACTAGTGATGAAAACCTTAAAAAAGCATTTGAACAATTTGGAAATCTTACTGAAG CAAAAGTAATTACTGATAGAGCAACTGGGAGATCAAAGGGGTTCGGATTTGTTTCTTATGAAACAATAGAAGAAGCAGAGAAGGCTCGCGAAGGAATGAACGCGAAGTTCTTGGATGGCTGGGTAATTTTTGTTGACCCTGCGAAGCCAAGTATGCCTAGACCtccaccaccacctccacaagATCCAATGAACTTTGGGATTACAACAAATAAGACTGTTGGTTGGACTGGCCGATGA